CGGCGGGTGGCCCGACTCCAGCTCTCCCAGCCTCTCCAGCGATGCCAGCGTGTCCCAACCCAGGTCCCACAGGATTACGTCCGGCCGATAGGCCTCGATGTCCGACGCCAAGTCCCCCGCACCCGCCGTCTGCCCCGCCACCGACACCCCCGCCTGCCCCGCCAGCAGCGCCGCCAGCCCACCCCTCGACAGCGGGTCCGATGCCACTATGAGCACTCGCACTGTATCCATATGTTGGATTCCATGTTAGCACCCCCTGTGATAAATTGGCCCCAAACTTTCGGTGAGGTGTCCCATGCCCTCCAAAGAGCTGCAGCAAATTTATAAACACATCGATGACCATCAGCCCGAGCACGTCCAGCGCCTTCGAGACTGGATTAAGCAGCCTAGCGTCTCCAACACCGGCGAGGGCATACCTGAGTGCGCCGAGATGACCCGCCGCTACTTCCAGGACATCGTCGGCTGCCAGAAGACGGAGGTTGTGGACGTCGGCGTCACCGAGTGGGGCGCGAAAGGCAATCCCGTCGTTTACGCCGAATACGATGCCGGCGCACCCAAGACGGTTATCCTCTACATGATGTACGACACCATGCCTATCTTCGACGTGAAGCAGTGGCGCCGCCACCCCTACGCCGCAGATATCATCGAGCAGCCGCCCTTCAAAAAAGTCGTCATTGGGCGCGGCGCGGTCAACAGCAAAGGCCCCCAGATGGCCATGATCAACTCCATGAACTCTATCCGCGCCGTCGCGGGCAAGCTGCCGGTCAATGTCTTCATCATCGCCGAGGGCGACGAGGAGCGAATGAGCATCGGCCTTCGCAAGTTCGTCCACATGCGCAAGGACCGTCTGTCCAAAGCCCAGGCCATGCTCGGTTTCGGGCGGCAGAGCGCGCGAGGCGTCGCCATTCCCCATAACGGCTCCGAGGGCTGCCTCTACATCGAACTCGAGACCTCCGGCAAACGATGGGGCAAAGGCCCCTACGACGGCCCCATCCACGGCGGCTACAAGCGCACCGTCGACAGCCCCGCCTGGCGGCATATCAAAATGCTATCGACCCTCGTCGATGACACCGGCAACAAAATCCTCGTCGATGGCTGGTACGACAACATGGAAGGCCCCACCAAGGCCGATCAGCCCCTTATCGAAGAGACTCTAAAGCTGGTAAACATGGAATCCTCGGCCAGGAACCTGCGCATCGGCGGCTTTATAGATGAGCTGGACACGCCCCGCGACATGCTCATGCAGGCCCTCTACGGCACCAGCTTTAACCTCGATGGCATCTGGGGCGGCCTCACTGAGCCCGGCACCGCTGGCTCCATCATGCCCGACAAGGTGACCTCCAAACACAACTGCCGCTACGTCCCCCACCAGGATGGCCCGGACCTGCTCAAGAAGCTGCGTCGCCATCTCGATGAGCATGGCTACTCCGACGTGGAGATTCGTGTCATCGGCGATGTGCCTTCCCTCAACGCCGACTACAACAGCGACCTCTCCAAAGCTCTCTTCCGAATGTACGAGCAGTTCGGCGTCCAGTACGAGAAGCTGCCCGGCACCGGCGTGGCCCAGATGGGGCCTTACTGGCCTGGCTACCTCTTCGGCCGCGATCCGCTAAAGCTTCAAGTCGCCATGGGCGGCCTGGGCCACGGCGGCCGCGCCCACGCCATCGACGAGTTCTTCGTCATCGAGGGCAATGACAAGGTCTACGGCCTGGCCGGCGCGGAGAAGGGCTTCGCCACCATCCTCTACAACTTCGCGGGCCTAAACTAGACCTCTGCCTTTCATGAAGGCTCCTGCCAGGTTCATCGGCGGTTCCAGTCCCTGACCAGACTCTTTCGGGGTAGGGTATATGGGGTGTCCCATCTGGTTCTCCCCCTTCGGCCTGGAAGGCGAAGGGGGAGCTAGACGCCGTCCTGAGTATGCCGAAGGAGGGGGTTGTGGTATTTCTTTATTCTTTCCCTCTTCTCAGAAAGGAGAAGAGGGCTGCAAGCTCGCCGTGGCGAGATTAAGGGGATGGTATCCCGAGTGAGAATAGGACGGCTTTTGGTGAAAGGCCACGCGGCAGGCCCGTCCAATGACCCCTCGCATCTCGCGCGCTTCTACATCCCTTTATGATTAATCAATTAAATCATTCACTTGGTACTAATGTGCCCCCGCTTTCCTCCACTTTAATAGTATTTCAGTCAAAGCTGAGGTGCATTCTATTAATAAGGCAAGGTCTTAACAAAGCTGACTAGCCTTTAGGCGATACCCATCAAACTTTAGACGCGCACTTAGTGGAGGGGCAAGAAAGGGGGAAGTATGTACATAGGCGGCGGGTTGCTTCTCATAATCGTAATCGTGGTTCTGATACTGCTGCTCACCTAGATAGCCTTCGCACAAGTCACCAAAGACGGACTGACCCCTTGCTTAGACTCGCGAGGGGTCAGAAGTCGTCTTGCGACTCCCCCGAATGCCTGATGCTAGTCTGGGCGAATAAATAAGGCCTGAAGGCTAATATGAACAAGCGCTGCTAAAGCGTCAGCTTTATATCCTTCCCGTTCAGCACCAACGTGTCGTCAAACCGCGTCCCCTTTTCTATCATCTGCCGCGCCCAGCACCCCTTCCGCGCCAGCCGCAGGATCCCCTCCACCACCTTGGCGTCGGCGCTGGACTCCACCTCAAACCGCGTCTCGATGCTCGACGCCCCGGAATCAATCGTCTCCTGCAGCACCGACCCTGTCATCGTCAGGTTGAGCTTGATCCAGCCCTTAACGCTCTTGATCTCCACTTTCTTGAACTGCGCGTACCGCGCAATCTGGGTCATCTCTCAAAACAACACGCCCCAGCCGAAATACTGCAGCGGCGTCGGCCCCAGGTCGTAGCTGCCGATGCGCGCCCCCTCGTCGCACACCACCTCCCAACGACCCGCCTTGCCCCGCTTCACCTGGTCCAGCACCACCTCCGCCGTCGCCTCCACCGACGCCAGCCGCACGGGGCCGGTGACATTCTTCATCGGGTCGTATTCAATCCCCGGCTTCGGATTCCTTATAACCATTGTCGCTCCCTCCTTATCCAGCGATGTCTATCTAACGTCCCCTATATATAAAAACAACATGCCGACTGTCATTCTGAGCGAAGTCCTTCTGTACTCGGAAGGACGCAGTCGAAGAATCTGATCGGCGTGAAATACTGCTGAGTAGTATCACAAAACAGACTGCTCAGGGAATTTCTTAGCCCCTAGACCATCTTGATTCCGCTAATACTTCTCCTTCTGCTTCATCCATCCCGAATTTATCTCCACCAGGTTCCCATCCAGGTCCTCGGTGAAAATCTGCGGCAGGTTGTCGTTGGATCCCACCCACGAGAACCCGTTAGCCTTCAGCCGCCCCTTCACTTCGTCCAGGTCGTCCACCGCGAAGGCCAGGTGCCGCCCTTCATTTCCCCGCTTCCGAGGGTTCAGGTTCCGCCCCGGGCCCGGCACCGCGCTCTCGCTGCTGATCGATATGTGTATCTCCTGCTCCGGCCCCATGCTAAACCAGATGCCTCGGCTGCCCAGCGTCGGCCTAATAATCTCCTTGAGGCCCAGGACATCGCCATAAAACTTGCGAGCCTTCTTCACGTCTGTGGCATGGAAAGCGGCGTGCTGAATCCTAGCGTTAACGACCATTGCTGCCTCCCGATATTCTTCTCTAGATTTGTGCCAAGTATAGGTATCGCCAACAAACGGCGTCAATGCGTTTGGCCCCTTGATAGCGGGTGTGAAGGGTCGGCTCTCCTCCGGCTCTCCCTCTTCTCACAGCACTGACGACGCTATTACTGTTGGTACGCTGCATGGGCGGTGTCTGTCTTCCGTCTGGTTCTCCCCCTTTCCTCACGAGGAAAGGGGGAGCTAGAGGGGGATTGGTGCAATTTTTCATTTCCCCTTCTTCCAGCAGGAAGAAGGGGACAAAGGGGATGAAGGTATCCCAATTAATGGTTGATTGGCCCTTCATACTTAACCCTTGAAGGTTACCTCCCTTGTGGCATCGACAGCTACGCTTTTGCATTGACCCCAACCTTCCTCTATCATTCACCCCACACCAAACCCAAGGAGCCCCCCCATGGCAAGACTAAATCGAGTTGTTGACCTCCTATCGCAGGGAAAACCCGCCTTCGGCGCCTGGTCCAACAACGGCAACCTGGACGACCTGGCCTTCATCACCGACGCCGGCTACGACTACGTCTTCATCGACAACGAGCACACCGGCCTGGACTTCCCCTCCCTTCGCCTTTCCCTTCAGGCCCTCCTCAGCCGCAAGCGCATCCTGGACACCAAGGGCCTCCAGGCCCACCCCACCCCCTTCGTCCGCGTCACCCCCAACTCGCGAGAGCAGAACCAGTGGGTGCTGAAGCACACTCTGGATTTAGGCACCTACGGCATCGTCATGCCCACTATGGACTCCGTCGAGGCCGCCGAGGCCGCCGTCAAGGCCTGCCGCTATCCCCAGCGCAAGGGCGCCAAGGACCTGGAGCCCAAGGGCGAGCGCGGCTGGCACCCCCACGACGTCGCTGTGCGGTACTGGGGCATCACCGTTGAGGAGTACACCGACAAGGCCGACCTCTGGCCCCTGGACCCCGACGGCGAGGTTATCCTGGTCGGCATCATCGAGACCGTGAAAGGTTGCAAGGCCCTGCCCGACATCCTCAAGCAGGTCAAGGGCATCGGCGTCATCATGGCCGGCGCCGGCGACCTGTCGGTAGACATGGGCCTGGGCGGCGCGGCGTCGGGCAAGCCCGAGGTCCAGGAAATGGTTATGCAGACCCTGGCGACGTGCAAAAAGTTTGGCGTCCCCTGCGCCACCGGCGCCCGCAGCCCCAAAGAGGTGGAGCAGCGTCTGGAGCAAGGCTTCATGATGCTCACCGACATCCCCCTCAAGTCCCCCGCCGTCATCCAGCACGGCAGGAAGATGCGGGGTGAGAAAGCTTAATCGCTTATCCCATCCCTTTTAAGGGAAGAATTAGATGGGGGAGACAATTGCTCATAGATTCGCGCCCTGCTAAACTCCACCCATGAGCACCCGCATCCTTCCTCTGTTATTGTTTGCTCTCCTACTGACCGTAGCCTTGGTCAGCGGATCAACCTTTGCAGACGACTCCCCTTCCCACGGGGCCATTTGGCAGCTCCACAACGACAAATATCTCCTCCAAGTCTTCGAGCCAAAAGCCGGCGAGAAGGCTACCAGAGACAACCGGGGCGCTGTCGTCCTCCTTGAGCGATTTGCCATTCCTGAGGGGGTGGAACTCAAGACCCAGCCTTTTGAAACACGGGAGGCGCTGGAGACCTACATCCTCACCCAGTACGTCGGCGCCATAACGCCGCCGCCACACCCGCCCGACGAGCCCCCCCCCCCCCCCCCCCCCCCCCCCCCCCCCACCCCCGCGCCCCCCCCCCCCCCCACCCAGCAGTGTGACAACGGGCGGGACGGCTCCATGGGAACAGGAGGCTCAAACTTTAGCGGCCCGCCGCGGATATTTACTGTCTTGCCCACCAGCGCCCCGGCTTTCATGCCCATCGCCATCGGCGGCTCGAATTTTGATGTGGGCGCCATTCCATACGTAAACGGCGTGCCAAGCATAAGCCTGTTCAACTTGAGCACCCAGAACCTCCCACTCATCGGTTCCATCTCGGTAGGGTTTACCATTGTGCCGCGCGCGGCCCCGGGGGGAACGGGCGATGTTGTTATCGAGTACTGTGCGCAGCGCTCCAACCCCTTCCCCTTCACAAAAAACTAGCGCGTAATCTACGGACCGCTCCTGATCGGGAGTCACGGCTGATGGCCTGTGGACTGGACGGTTGCCATTGACTATACTCGCCCTTATGCGCAAAGGTCTTCCCATCGAGAAGACAGCCGAAAGAGTAGCGTCCAGGGCTACCGTCCTTCGCGATTTACACGCAGGTCCGGCTATTCTGGTTCTTCCCAACGCGTGGGATGCAGCATCTGCCCGGGCATTCCAGAACGCGGGCTTCCCGGCCCTCGCGACCACCAGCGGCGGGGTCGCAGCCGCTATCGGTTACAAAGACCACGAGGACGCGCCGGAAAAGGAGATGATCGCCGCCGCGGCCCGGATCACCCGCGCGGTCGATATTCCGGTGAGCGTCGACTTCAAGGCCGGGTATGGCCTGCCGCCGGAACGGATTGCCCAAGAGTTGATTTTGGCAGGCGCGGCCGGATGCAACCTGGAGGACTCTGACCACCACGGCGGGAGCGGGATAGTGGACGCTGACCGCCATGCCGAGCGCCTGGCCGCCCTGAAAGCCGCGCTGTGCAAGGAAGGGGCCAATCTCGTTCTCAATGCGCGCGTGGATGTCTTCATCCGAAAGCTAGGGACGCCGGATCAACAGCTGAAGGAAGGACTGAGGCGGGCGCGGCTCTACCGTCAGGCAGGCGCAGATTGCATCTATCCCATCACCCTGGCCGACGAAGCGATGATCGCCGAGTTCACCCGTGCCGTCGGCGTCGTGAACGTAAATGTTCGCCGTGGGGGTCCGGTAACGGTCGCGCGAGCGGCAGCCCTCGGTGTGCGACGCGTCACCTACGCGACGAGCCTCTTCCGCGAGACCATGACCTTCGTCGAAGGCATTGCTGAAGAACTAAAGGCGCTGGCAGCGCCAGCACGCTAGCCGGCGCCACGGGAACGGAGAAGACATTCGTGCCAAGGATCAGGCCGTTGACCGTAAAGGAAGTAGCGCCGGAAATACGCGAAATGTTCGAGCAGGCTACGCAGCGCATGGGCGCTGTGCCGGAGAGCATGGGCATCCAGGCATACTGCCCGCCAGTCCTTGAAGCCAGCAGGGCCCTCAGCGCGGCGCCCGCGAAAAGCGGCACCCTTCCGCCCCTGGTCCGGTCCCTGGTCTGTCTGCGGGCGGCCCAGATGGCGGGCTGCCTCTTTTGAATGGACGCTGACACTGCTGGAAGCAGTGCCAACGGCGCCTCGGACGAAAAGATAGATGCCATTTCGCGCTTTCGTGCCAGTGACCTATTCACTCGCGAGGAGAGGGCGGCGCTGGCCCTGGCCGAGGGGATGACTGTGACGCCGGTCGACGTGACAGACCAGGTGTTTTCAGAAGCCCAGGCCTGCTTCACCAATGAACAGCTCGTCGAACTCGTGGCGACCATCGCCATGGAAAACTACCGCGCCCGGTTCAATCGAACGTTCCAGGTTGGGTCGCCAGGCGTCGCCGAACGCCGGCGCCCGCAGCCCCAAGGAAGTGGAAACGCGCCTTGAGCAGGGCTTCATGATACTCATCGACATCCCTTTCAAGTCCCCAGCCGTCATCCAGCACGGCAGGAAGATGAGAGGGGAGAAGGGGTAAGAAGATTCTCTAACCCTCAAATTATCTTAGTTAGGTCTAGAAGTGGTTGAACTTATAGGAGCCACTGACGAAGAATCAGGGCCGCTCTACCTAGAATGAAAGTTGATAATAGGCTCAAAGGCGGAACATCAGCACTTTTGATAAAATACTCGTAATTGTTTCTAAATACATCGCTGTTAAGTACAGTTATCATTCTTGCGTGACGAGTTTCGCGAAAGGAACTCATGTCTAAATGATTCAAAAGGTCGTCGTCTCAAATTTTAAGAGCATACGTGACCTCTCCCTCGAACTCAATGCCCTATCAGTACTAATCGGTCCAAACAACGCTGGGAAGACCAACGTCCTAGATATATTTGGGTTCCTCTCAAGATTTCTGCAAGGAAATAACCAACAGTCAGCAGATGTATTTTTCCTAGGCAACACATCTAACGAACTCACCATTGAATTGTCCGGTACAGCTCGGTCTGATCTCAAATACCGCTATTACATGTCCTTCTTCGAGCGTAATGGCGAAGTGAACAGCAATAAGGAAATTTTTGAAATCATAATCGGCTCAAGCCAACCGACTACAATTTTCAGCTCTGAATCGGCGAAGCAAAATTTACGAATGATGATCCCTGATACTTCTGGGCGACAAGATAGCTTTGAGGTTGGTCGAAATAGTCGTGAAATTGGGCTAAAGAGAGCAGCAGAGATAGCACATGATCGGCTTCGGCAAACTGGCAAAAATACTGTGCCAGGGCATCCTGTCCTGATGAGTCTAAGCTTAGCCTATCAAGCCATTGCTGGTTACTGTAGATACAATCTTGAACCTTCAAGAATGAGAGCATCGCTACAAGTCAACGAGCAATTATCCCCAGGTGACCTTGGCCAGAATTTGGCGCAAGTTCTTCATACCCTTCATTCTAAATATAGACGCCAATCTTTTGATATCATCGAGGATCAACTTAAATCCATTTCCCCTGGTATCACTGAACTTGTGTCTGACCTTCGTGGGAATATGACGTCAATTGCTATCAGAGAGACTCACTCAGAGAATCTTATACCAAGCGCATCAATGCCAGACGGTATATTGAAACTCATTGGGCTCCTTGTAATTCTTAATTTGCCAAACAAGCGTCCATTGATTTCTATCGAGGAGCCAGAGAACTACATTCACCCGTATGCACAAAATGCAGTGGCAGGCCTAATCAAGGCTTACGCTGAGGAATATCAATTGGCAATAACTACACATTCCCCAACCTTCCTAAGTAACTTTGATTTATCGGATATTCTCGTGGTAGGGAAAATTGACGGCGAGACCAAGGCGAAACGGCCATCGAACACCGAGGGATTAAAGAAATTATTAGCAGAGGTTGGGATGGATATTGGAACGGCTTGGTACGCTGGCCACTTAGAGGAAAATCAGTAAGCCTAATGATTCACCTCTTCTTAGAGGACTCAAAGGGCCAACCTACTTTCGAGACTCTAGTTGGTAGAATCACCAATAAGAAATTTAAGTACATTCGATTAAAAGGCGGCGAAATTCTAAATGCTAAGTCGGTGATAGCACATATTAAGGTCTCTCGTCCAATGCGAGATGATTCTGTATTGGCCCTCGCTGATAAGGATTGCCAGAAAGAGCGGTATAGGCAGGTTAAGGAGATAGAGAGACAAGTTTCAGAAGTTTTCCCGGATTTGAGCTTCCAATACATAATCGCAGTGGAAGAGACTGAGTCCTGGTTATCAGCCGATACTAACGCCCTTGAGACGTTACTAAAACCAAGTCGACCACTGCAAAAATCTCCACAGGGTGAATGCCACGACCCTAAAGAGTACCTCAAGAACATCTATAGAGCCCATGCAAAGCGTCCGTATGTCCCCACGATTGAAAATCCACGAATTGCAAATCAGATAGATCTTAGAATTGTTCGCTCTCTTAACCGAAGCTTCGACGATTTCTGTAAAGCAATTTCTTAAATGTCCTGCTATACTCCCCATAACCCTCCTCGGAGGTGACCTCATGTACGATCTGCTTATCAAAAACGGCACCGTTATAGACCCCTCCCAAAACCTCCACAAAAAGCTAGACCTCGCCGTCAGCGACGGCGTCATCGCCGCCACTGCCCCTTCCATCCCCAAGGCCCAAGCCGCCCAGGTCATCGACGCCTCCGGCAAAATCGTTGCCCCCGGCCTCATCGACCTCCACGTCCACATCTACCACCCCGGCCGCAACCGCAACCACCCGGACATCGCCGGCGTCCGCTCCGGCGTAGTCACCATGGTCGACGCCGGCGGCCCCGGCTCCGCCAACTTCAAGGACTTCTGTGAATTTGTCCTCCCTCAGGCCGAGACCAAGACCTACTCCTTCCTCAGCATCTTCCGAGACCGCTCCAACCGCGTCCCGCCCAAAGAGGAGGAGATGGATATCGAAGGCACCGTCAAAATCGCCCAGGAGAACCCCTGGCTGGTCAAAGGCATCAAGGTCATCGTCGCGCCGCGCACCGTCCAGGCCCTGGGCCTCAAGCACGTCGTCGCCTCCAAGAAGGCCGCGCGAGAGGCCGGCATCAAGCTGATGATGCACGTCGGCGACATCGGCCCCCGCAACCAGACTCCCACGCCCCCTGAAATCGTAGCCGAGGCCCTCGATATGCTCGACCCCGGCG
This portion of the SAR202 cluster bacterium genome encodes:
- a CDS encoding amidohydrolase family protein; protein product: MYDLLIKNGTVIDPSQNLHKKLDLAVSDGVIAATAPSIPKAQAAQVIDASGKIVAPGLIDLHVHIYHPGRNRNHPDIAGVRSGVVTMVDAGGPGSANFKDFCEFVLPQAETKTYSFLSIFRDRSNRVPPKEEEMDIEGTVKIAQENPWLVKGIKVIVAPRTVQALGLKHVVASKKAAREAGIKLMMHVGDIGPRNQTPTPPEIVAEALDMLDPGDMVTHIFTPLTGAALDRYGHVLPQLLDAQERGVFVDTAFGDFNFGWLRADTVLAQGVRPDTIATDIEIHAGDGMRRLSDRGLLEYASYFFSLGFSIDDIIRMTTAAPARYLGIEDRAGSLAQGRPADVSIIDSVEGRWLMKDAAGSQRIGDKALVPVVTVRSGKVIKPGEAPHPWGWTPAAADASTVVSDN
- a CDS encoding isocitrate lyase/phosphoenolpyruvate mutase family protein; protein product: MRKGLPIEKTAERVASRATVLRDLHAGPAILVLPNAWDAASARAFQNAGFPALATTSGGVAAAIGYKDHEDAPEKEMIAAAARITRAVDIPVSVDFKAGYGLPPERIAQELILAGAAGCNLEDSDHHGGSGIVDADRHAERLAALKAALCKEGANLVLNARVDVFIRKLGTPDQQLKEGLRRARLYRQAGADCIYPITLADEAMIAEFTRAVGVVNVNVRRGGPVTVARAAALGVRRVTYATSLFRETMTFVEGIAEELKALAAPAR
- a CDS encoding glyoxalase; translation: MVVNARIQHAAFHATDVKKARKFYGDVLGLKEIIRPTLGSRGIWFSMGPEQEIHISISSESAVPGPGRNLNPRKRGNEGRHLAFAVDDLDEVKGRLKANGFSWVGSNDNLPQIFTEDLDGNLVEINSGWMKQKEKY
- a CDS encoding DUF4276 family protein; its protein translation is MIHLFLEDSKGQPTFETLVGRITNKKFKYIRLKGGEILNAKSVIAHIKVSRPMRDDSVLALADKDCQKERYRQVKEIERQVSEVFPDLSFQYIIAVEETESWLSADTNALETLLKPSRPLQKSPQGECHDPKEYLKNIYRAHAKRPYVPTIENPRIANQIDLRIVRSLNRSFDDFCKAIS
- a CDS encoding M20/M25/M40 family metallo-hydrolase, whose protein sequence is MPSKELQQIYKHIDDHQPEHVQRLRDWIKQPSVSNTGEGIPECAEMTRRYFQDIVGCQKTEVVDVGVTEWGAKGNPVVYAEYDAGAPKTVILYMMYDTMPIFDVKQWRRHPYAADIIEQPPFKKVVIGRGAVNSKGPQMAMINSMNSIRAVAGKLPVNVFIIAEGDEERMSIGLRKFVHMRKDRLSKAQAMLGFGRQSARGVAIPHNGSEGCLYIELETSGKRWGKGPYDGPIHGGYKRTVDSPAWRHIKMLSTLVDDTGNKILVDGWYDNMEGPTKADQPLIEETLKLVNMESSARNLRIGGFIDELDTPRDMLMQALYGTSFNLDGIWGGLTEPGTAGSIMPDKVTSKHNCRYVPHQDGPDLLKKLRRHLDEHGYSDVEIRVIGDVPSLNADYNSDLSKALFRMYEQFGVQYEKLPGTGVAQMGPYWPGYLFGRDPLKLQVAMGGLGHGGRAHAIDEFFVIEGNDKVYGLAGAEKGFATILYNFAGLN
- a CDS encoding aldolase, yielding MARLNRVVDLLSQGKPAFGAWSNNGNLDDLAFITDAGYDYVFIDNEHTGLDFPSLRLSLQALLSRKRILDTKGLQAHPTPFVRVTPNSREQNQWVLKHTLDLGTYGIVMPTMDSVEAAEAAVKACRYPQRKGAKDLEPKGERGWHPHDVAVRYWGITVEEYTDKADLWPLDPDGEVILVGIIETVKGCKALPDILKQVKGIGVIMAGAGDLSVDMGLGGAASGKPEVQEMVMQTLATCKKFGVPCATGARSPKEVEQRLEQGFMMLTDIPLKSPAVIQHGRKMRGEKA
- a CDS encoding carboxymuconolactone decarboxylase family protein, producing MDADTAGSSANGASDEKIDAISRFRASDLFTREERAALALAEGMTVTPVDVTDQVFSEAQACFTNEQLVELVATIAMENYRARFNRTFQVGSPGVAERRRPQPQGSGNAP